Below is a window of Caldalkalibacillus uzonensis DNA.
TAGTGTTCCTCTCTTTCCTGGCCGCTCTCTTCAACTGTGACGGTTTCTGAGCCAACGCCGACGATCATATATTTATACAGCTCAGGATTGTTGCCTTTCAGGTAAAACCATTTGCCTTTTCCCTCCGGCTTTTCCACAATGGTATAAGGAAAAGCGGCTTCCGCATAATTCCAACCAAGTTGTTGGCCGGTTTTTGACGTCATGCTTATGTAATGGTCCAATTTTTGTTTCACATCGTCTAAATCGGCTGAGGTCACGGTGGATTCCTTGACCAGACGAATATAAGCACTTTGACTCACTCGAACTCACTCCTTACGCTACCACAGAATCCAGCTCTGCTAACATCTTAGCATTCAAGGCTTGTTTACACAACAAAAATGTCTCTCGGAGCGGAGGATCAGCATGAGACCCTTCTTAAATAGACAAAATAATTTGACTATTTGAAGTGAGTCTGCTATAATTGGAATACTCTACGTGCATCTATTAAAGCAAGGAGGGGTAGCCAATGAGACATGAGCGTTTGTACGACGTTTCTGAAAATGCAAACGTTCGCTTTGTAGGGTTTGCTTCAGACCGGGCACGCTATGATTTTGGTCTCGTCTTTACCAACCAATTTTTTGGCAAGCCGCTGGTCATCTGTATGCAAACCGGTCGTTCCACATTGTTGTCTGCTGATGAGGCGGAAAATGTTGAATACCTTCAACGCACATTTAATATCTCCTCCTGTGAAGAAGCCGAACAACTATCTGTCTTTTTTCAACACGCCATTCCGCGTATGACCGTTGAACCTGAACATGAGTAGCTGGCTGTGATTCATAAGAGTCCATATATATCAGTTTAAGACAGCCGTAATTAGGCTGCCTTTTTGTGTTTTCATAGGTATTAATGCTATACAAAATGCCTATTGACAAAAATAATATATCATAATACTATAATAGTGTAACATATTTGAAGCGGTTTCAACCCGAAAATAGGAGGATGCCAAATGGGTGAAATAGTGTGCCAAACCTGTGATAAAACCATTGCACATTTTGAAGACGAAAAAGTATCTGTCTTGTATGGTGTCTGTCCTCACTGTCATGAGTGTGATGAACTGAACAAAGAAGAAAGCTAAAGTGGATGAAAAAAGGTTTGAACATAGATAGAAGAGAAGGGCTGTCCCCCGGATTGCGGGTTCAGCCCTTTTTGTTTCACTGGTTAGCGGATGGCTTGGTATTCCTTGATGACCCGCAGATAACGAAAGTCAAAGTCCTCCGGTCCCTGAACAGGAAGTCCTTTTTCTTTATTTTGTAAAATGTAGGCTAAATTGTCTTCAGTAATGATCTCCCCTGGAAGTAAAATAGGAATACCTGGGGGGTAAATCATGATAAATTCGGCAATGATACGCCCAGCAGATTGATCAAAAGGCACCAGCTCTGTATCGGCATAGAAGGCGTCCCTTGGTGACATGGCCAGGCGGGGAATATTGGGCAATTCCACTGGGAGCGGTGTCAGCAGGTCTTTTTTATGACTGGCCATAGAAGCCAGTTCACGCAAAGCATCTACCAAAGTCTGAACAGTGTATTCCGTATCACCCGGCGTGATTAAACATAAAATGTTGTACAAATCACTTAACTCCACTTCAATGTTTTTCTCTTTACGCAGCCATGTTTCCACTTCATGTCCTGTTAAGCCCAGCTCGCGGACATGGATGAGCAATTTGGTGGGGTCAAGATCATAAATGGATTCATCTTGACCGATCATCTCTTCGCCCAGGCAATACAGAAAGGGGATGGCATTAATAGCTTCACGGGCCTGATTGGCCAAGGCAATCGCCTTATCCAACATCGTTTTGCCATGTAAGACCAACTGCTTGCGGGCCACATCCAGAGACGAAAGCAAAAGATAAGAAGTTGAAGTGGTGGTCAGCATGCTTAACACCGCCTGCACACGTTTGGCTGAAACCAGCCCTTCCTTCACGTTGAGGACAGAGCTTTGGGTCATGGACCCTCCCAATTTATGCACACTGGTAGCAGCCATATCAGCACCGGCTTGCATGGCTGAGAGGGGAAGGGCGTCGTGGAAATGGATGTGCACGCCATGGGCTTCATCCACCAATACAGGAATATGATACTCATGAGCCACTTGGACGATTTCCCTTAAGTTTGCCGCTACCCCATAGTAGGTAGGGTTGATGACCAGCAGTGCTTTGGCATCAGGGTGCTGTTCCAGGGAGGTGCGGACGCTGGAGGTGGTGATCCCGTGAGAGATACCTAGACGTTTATCCATCACAGGATGGATAAACACTGGAATAGCACCAGCAAAGATAATGGCAGAGAGGACCGATTTGTGCACGTTACGAGGAACGATAATCTTCTCCCCCGGTCCGCAAACACTCATAATCATGGCCATGATCGCCCCGCTCGTGCCTTGGACCGAAAAAAAAGTTTTGTCTGCACCAAAGGCATCTGCGGCCAATGTTTGTGCTTCTTTGATGATACCTGTGGGATGGTGTAAATCATCCAGCGGGGCAATGTTGATCAGGTCAATAGAAAGGGCATTATCGCCTATGAAACGGCGGAATTCTGTATCAATGCCCATTCCCTTTTTATGGCCGGGAATATGGAACTGGACCGGATTTGCGCGGGCATGTTCAACGACACCTGAAAACAAGGGGGTTTTATGATGATCAAGTGGTTTTGTCATTGGGTTCACCTCGGTTTGCTGCGCGCTTCTGTTTAGCTGTTGGTTTAAAACAAATAGAGTATATCAAAAAGAGAACCGATTGCAAGAGGATTTATCCTGCTTATAGAAGGAGTTCCCTGTCTAATAGAGAATAAATTAAGTGACGAAATGATTGAATCTTTGCAGAAAGGAGCAGGGTATATGCACACACGGTTAACATCTTTATTGGGGATTGAACGTCCTATTATTCAGGGGGGCTTGGCTTATTTAGCTTATGCTCAACTGGCAGCAGCGGTGTCAAATGCCGGTGGTTTGGGTCAAATTACGGCCATGTCACTGCCAAGTCCGGAGCGTTTAAGAGAGGAAATACATAAAGTCCGCCGGCAAACAGATAAGCCGTTTGGGGTTAATTTTGCTATCGGCCAGCATGGGCGACCCTATGAACATATGTTGGAAGTGGCCATTGAGGAGGAGGTTCCCGTGATTACGATGACAGGCGGCAACCCGGCTCCCCTGCTGGAGCGTTTGCAAGGGACGCCGATTAAAAAGCTGGTTTTGGTGGCCAATGTGAGGCAAGCCCAAAAAGCGGAGAGCCTTGGTGCCGATGCCGTTATGGCTGTGGGACAAGAAGGAGGGGGTCACATCGGACGGGAAGATCTAGGTACTTTTGTGCTCATTCCACGGGTGGTGGAATCAGTTTCCATTCCAGTTGTGGCTAGTGGTGGCATCGGGGATGGACGAGGGTATCTGGCCGCATTCGCTTTGGGAGCGGACGGTATTGAGATGGGAACACGCTTTATTGCCACACAGGAATGTGTTCACGCCCATCAGGTTTATAAGCAGCTGGTGGTCGAGCATACCGAAGTGGATACGAGAGTGATTAAGCGGAGCCTGGGGGCACCGGGAAGAGTGGTCAAAACCCCATTGGCAGAAAAAATTTTGGCGCTTGAAGCAAAGGGGGCCACATATGAAGATTTGAAAGCTTTGATCAGCGGCGAAGCCAACCGCAAGCTTATTTACGAAGGGAAGCCAGAAGAAGGATTCGGTTGGGCCGGACAAGTGATCGGTCTCATCCATGACATCCCTACCGTACAGGAACTGTTTGAGCGCATGGAAGAAGAGGCCAAAACGTATCTGGCCCATTGCAACAAAGTGTTTAGTGATTCATAAAATATCTGAGGCAAAAGATAAGCTGTAAATAGGGATAAGGGTTTTAAACGTATCGGTGGCCAGGTTGAGAAATTTGTCCCCATCCTTCAAAACAGGGTCATTGGCATCAACGTGGCGGCCGATGAGAAACTCAGCTTTTTTTACATCCCGGAAGCGTTCAAGAGCCTGTTGCAAATCGATGTCAGCCATGGATTGGGCTTCCTTCTTGGTATGGTCCTGCGAAATGACAAAATCATCCGGGACCGTTGTTTTTATCCTGTCCATATTATCCAAAAATGTTTGAGCAATCTCTTTTTTGTTAGGCAGTTCATATATATAAGCTAACCAGATGAACACATGATCATCAAACAGCCCAACCTGAAAATGGGGATGTTTTTTGTAACCCCGCTTGTCATGGCACAAGGCCAGCCAGGTATCATTAGGCGGATTCTTAGTGCGGCGGGCATGTTTGGCAATATGTAAAAACATTTCATCCCCTACCAGTGCTGTCAGGTCGGCAGTTAAAATTTCACCGATTTCCTGAAATTTGGGTTGAATACGTTCCCGAATGGCTGCCATGCGCTCATCAAGCCCGGCAATATGAAAGGTTTCAAAGTCTTCACGGGTAAATCCTGAAAAGCCCATCGTATCACTCCTTGTCCTTTCTTTATCCTTACTATACCACTAAAAATTGTTATTGCCAAAATGGCGAAAGCATAATATTATATACTAACAAACCATTAAATTGTCAGAAAAATTAGAGTTTGTTTATGAGCAAAGTGGGGTATAAAGAAGGTGAGAAAGAATTGACGTCGTGGAGAGTGGGGACTGGTGAAAACCTTTTGAAAGGGGAGGCGTAGCATGGAACAAGTGATTCAGGCCCTGAAAAGGACAGATGCAGAGAGAAGAATTCCGGTCTTGCGAATGGAAATCGATTATGAGCTGTTGAATCTGCATGAAGCCATGCTGGCTGAAGATTTAGAGAGAATGGATGAATGTAAACGAAAGCTGTCTGAACTGCGCAAAGAAATGATGCTGTTAGAGGCGTTTCAGACACCTGTTCATAAAACGAACAGATAGAAAAATGGAGAAAATAAAAATAGGAGACGATATCATGGTACACAGGGATAAGGGTTAAAAAGCATCTCGCTGGAAAAGTGGCGAGGTGTTTTTTTGTTGTATTCTTAGTATACTTAATTTATTAGGTTAAATATAAACAGAGTGGAGGGTAAGATATTGGTAAAGGAATCATTGCAATCCATGTATGAACAAGCCAAGGAGTGGGTCTTGGAAGCAGGCGGGCAGCTGCGGGAAAGTATAAAAACGGATGTCCTTGTGGAATATAAAACATCCGTGGCAGATCTGGTCACGGAAAAAGACCGGGAAATTGAATCTTTTTTTGTCTCCAGGATCAGCCGCGCCTACCCTGCTCATCACATCCTGGGAGAAGAGGGTATCAATAAACAGAAGCTGAGCGATCCCAAACAAGGCTGGGTGTGGATTATTGATCCCATTGACGGAACCACCAATTTCGTCCACCAAAAACAAAACTTTTGTATATCAGTAGCCCTTTATGAACAAGGAGAACCAAGGCTGGGATTCATCTATGATCCCATAGCCGGGGAACTGTTTCATGCTCTGGCTGGGCAAGGGGCTTTTATGAATGAAGAGCCACTGCCTCGGTTAACGGAGACCAGAGTGGAGGAGGCCGTGATTGGCATCAACAGTTTGTGGCTGACACCAAATAAACATTTCGACTTTAAACCTATACAAGCGTTGGTCCGTGAAGTGAGGGGCACCCGTTCGGTGGGGGCGGCAGCCTTGGAGATGGCCTATGTCGCTTGCGGGCGGTTGGATGCCTATCTCTCTTTGCGCTTGTCTCCCTGGGACTTTGCTGCGGGGTTGGTCATTGCTCAGGAAGTGGGGGCGGTGACGAGCACGGTACATAATCAGCCCGTTGAAGTCTTTGAAAAATCATCTGTGTTGGTCGCCCGCCCTGGGTTGCATCAGGTCATCACCGACACTTACTTACACTCTTCTTCTCCCCGCAGGTAACGGGACGCTTTAGTTTGTCCAGCGCTTTTTAATGATAAAGCCACTGCCAATCACAACCATGGAAGTGAGCAAGGCCATTAAAGCGGAGATTAATTGCCGTTCAGCAAGGAAGATGCCGGTCAGGACAAACAGGGCCACTGCTGTAAAGGCAATAAGTAAAAACAGCATTTGACTCGTTTTCATTATCATTTCCGCCTTTCCCAATCTGTCTTAGGCTTGTGCAAAACCCAGCCCTATTATATCATTGTATAGATGATTGTAACTAACTTAGATCATGATGATGTTAAGAAAAGAGAGCGAGCATCTTGCGCTGATTAGAAGGGGAAGACAAGATGAATGTCAGAACAGACAGGCGGAATATTGCCATCATTGCCCATGTCGACCATGGGAAAACCACATTGGTTGATCAATTGCTGAAACAATCAGGTGCCTTTAAGGCCCATGAGCAGATAGAAGAGCGCGTCTTGGACTCCAATGATTTGGAGCGGGAA
It encodes the following:
- a CDS encoding DUF1885 family protein, which codes for MSQSAYIRLVKESTVTSADLDDVKQKLDHYISMTSKTGQQLGWNYAEAAFPYTIVEKPEGKGKWFYLKGNNPELYKYMIVGVGSETVTVEESGQEREEHYIQVVLPDGATHGDKSKANEFCKYLAKAYQAKLQLFNGRTMYYYPRKP
- a CDS encoding DUF3055 domain-containing protein, which encodes MRHERLYDVSENANVRFVGFASDRARYDFGLVFTNQFFGKPLVICMQTGRSTLLSADEAENVEYLQRTFNISSCEEAEQLSVFFQHAIPRMTVEPEHE
- a CDS encoding GapA-binding peptide SR1P — translated: MGEIVCQTCDKTIAHFEDEKVSVLYGVCPHCHECDELNKEES
- a CDS encoding aminotransferase class I/II-fold pyridoxal phosphate-dependent enzyme: MTKPLDHHKTPLFSGVVEHARANPVQFHIPGHKKGMGIDTEFRRFIGDNALSIDLINIAPLDDLHHPTGIIKEAQTLAADAFGADKTFFSVQGTSGAIMAMIMSVCGPGEKIIVPRNVHKSVLSAIIFAGAIPVFIHPVMDKRLGISHGITTSSVRTSLEQHPDAKALLVINPTYYGVAANLREIVQVAHEYHIPVLVDEAHGVHIHFHDALPLSAMQAGADMAATSVHKLGGSMTQSSVLNVKEGLVSAKRVQAVLSMLTTTSTSYLLLSSLDVARKQLVLHGKTMLDKAIALANQAREAINAIPFLYCLGEEMIGQDESIYDLDPTKLLIHVRELGLTGHEVETWLRKEKNIEVELSDLYNILCLITPGDTEYTVQTLVDALRELASMASHKKDLLTPLPVELPNIPRLAMSPRDAFYADTELVPFDQSAGRIIAEFIMIYPPGIPILLPGEIITEDNLAYILQNKEKGLPVQGPEDFDFRYLRVIKEYQAIR
- a CDS encoding NAD(P)H-dependent flavin oxidoreductase; this encodes MHTRLTSLLGIERPIIQGGLAYLAYAQLAAAVSNAGGLGQITAMSLPSPERLREEIHKVRRQTDKPFGVNFAIGQHGRPYEHMLEVAIEEEVPVITMTGGNPAPLLERLQGTPIKKLVLVANVRQAQKAESLGADAVMAVGQEGGGHIGREDLGTFVLIPRVVESVSIPVVASGGIGDGRGYLAAFALGADGIEMGTRFIATQECVHAHQVYKQLVVEHTEVDTRVIKRSLGAPGRVVKTPLAEKILALEAKGATYEDLKALISGEANRKLIYEGKPEEGFGWAGQVIGLIHDIPTVQELFERMEEEAKTYLAHCNKVFSDS
- a CDS encoding YktB family protein, producing the protein MGFSGFTREDFETFHIAGLDERMAAIRERIQPKFQEIGEILTADLTALVGDEMFLHIAKHARRTKNPPNDTWLALCHDKRGYKKHPHFQVGLFDDHVFIWLAYIYELPNKKEIAQTFLDNMDRIKTTVPDDFVISQDHTKKEAQSMADIDLQQALERFRDVKKAEFLIGRHVDANDPVLKDGDKFLNLATDTFKTLIPIYSLSFASDIL
- a CDS encoding inositol monophosphatase family protein, whose protein sequence is MVKESLQSMYEQAKEWVLEAGGQLRESIKTDVLVEYKTSVADLVTEKDREIESFFVSRISRAYPAHHILGEEGINKQKLSDPKQGWVWIIDPIDGTTNFVHQKQNFCISVALYEQGEPRLGFIYDPIAGELFHALAGQGAFMNEEPLPRLTETRVEEAVIGINSLWLTPNKHFDFKPIQALVREVRGTRSVGAAALEMAYVACGRLDAYLSLRLSPWDFAAGLVIAQEVGAVTSTVHNQPVEVFEKSSVLVARPGLHQVITDTYLHSSSPRR
- a CDS encoding DUF5325 family protein, whose translation is MKTSQMLFLLIAFTAVALFVLTGIFLAERQLISALMALLTSMVVIGSGFIIKKRWTN